The following proteins are co-located in the Malus sylvestris chromosome 13, drMalSylv7.2, whole genome shotgun sequence genome:
- the LOC126595476 gene encoding uncharacterized protein LOC126595476: MESPSPTNKVQLQRLLGKINFLKRFIANLAGKIQPLTPLLRPKDKENFEWGPPHQEAFDDIKAYLTSPPVLVPPQRGNPLKLYISASDKSIGSLLAQNNEGGKEQAMYYLRRIGKWIITLSEFSFQYVPQRAVKGQAIADFLAEHQESRDEIINIPGTLEVTNVWIPPGKGISGKDEWIQQEIRRVAGLWITSWKLYFDGSYTQKASGARIVIINPQGIYHYYSFLLDYQGNTNNRAEYEALIIGLEILMDLGAMEVEVFGDSELVINQLNEEFNCRLITMARYNLTATQLLSYWDSDISVSHVPRGANLAANEMAQLASGMPIQEKRYGLDVEIQRRNLPSILEKGFSLDVMVQETEIEDWRSPIIHHLKYPFSKKNRQQATKYVLWAKDLLRKTPDGLLLKCLGQEESMRVMAKVHEGVCGAHQARTKMRWLLRRYGYFWPDMEKDCKSYARGCEECQRHSHLQHVPSVPLNPVVKPWPFRGWAMDFIGHIYPASSKGHTFIIVAMDYFTKWVEASAAYITSKRAGTGTTPYALTFGQDAMLPIEINVSSVRIQNQFGLHSEEYIEAMCQGIKDLDVARIEALNQIQEGKRAVARAYNKIVKEKSYKEGDLVWKTVLPLGAQLRGFGKWSPTWEGPFMLNS; encoded by the exons atggagtcgCCTTCACCCACCAACAAAGTGCAACTTCAGAGGCTGCTGggtaaaattaatttcttaaaaagATTCATTGCCAATCTAGCGGGCAAGATCCAGCCGCTGACTCCTTTGTTAAGACCGAAGGATAAGGAGAATTTCGAGTGGGGACCACCGCACCAAGAGGCTTTCGATGATATCAAAGCTTATTTGACTTCCCCGCCAGTATTGGTACCACCTCAGAGGGGAAACCCCTTAAAGCTATATATCTCTGCTTCAGATAAATCAATTGGGAGTTTGCTAGCTCAGAATAATGAAGGCGGGAAAGAGCAAGCAAtgtactacctca gaaggattgggaagtggattaTAACATTATCAGAATTCAGCTTCCAGTATGTCCCCCAAAGGGCAGTAAAAGGCCAAGCAATTGCTGACTTCTTGGCGGAGCATCAAGAATCTCGagatgagataatcaatatACCGGGAACCCTGGAAGTTACTAATGTTTGGATCCCGCCAGGCAAAGGGATCTCGGGCAAAGATGAGTGGATCCAACAGGAGATAAGAAGAGTGGCTGGTTTATGGATTACTTCTTGGAAGCTGTATTTCGATGGTTCTTATACTCAGAAGGCTTCAGGAGCTAGGATTGTGATTATCAACCCTCAAGggatttatcattattactcatttcTCTTGGATTATCAAGGGAATACCAACAATCGAGCAGAGTATGAGGCCTTAATAATTGGTTTGGAAATCTTAATGGATCTGGGGGCAATGGAAGTTgaggtgtttggtgattcagaatTAGTAATAAACCAGCTAAATGAGGAGTTCAATTGCAGACTTATCACCATGGCCAGATACAATTTGACGGCCACACAATTGTTGAGTTATTGGGATTCTGATATATCGGTGAGTCATGTTCCCAGGGGAGCCAACCTAGCAGCTAATGAGATGGCGCAATTGGCCTCAGGCATGCCAATACAGGAAAAAAGATATGGGTTGGATGTCGAGATTCAAAGGAGAAATCTTCCTTCTATCCTGGAAAAGGGATTCAGCCTAGATGTAATGGTTCAGGAAACTGAGATAGAAGATTGGAGATCgcccatcatccatcatttgaAATATCCCTTCAGCAAGAAGAATAGACAGCAAGCAACtaagtatgtcttatgggcgaaAGACCTACTAAGGAAGACTCCAGACGGGTTATTATTGAAATGCTTAGGCCAAGAGGAGTCCATGAGAGTGATGGCCAaagtacatgaaggagtatgtggagcacatcaggCGAGGACAAAGATGAGGTGGTTACTTAGGCGATATGGTTATTTttggcccgacatggaaaaagattgcaagtcCTATGCCCGAGGGTGTGAGGAATGTCAAAGGCACAGTCATCTTCAACATGTACCCTCTGTGCCTTTAAATCCAGTAGTCAAGCCCTGGCCCttcagaggatgggcaatggacttcatcgggcataTTTACCCGGCTTCTAGCAAGGGGCACACTTTTATCATTGTAGCAATGGATTACTTTACCAAATGGGTGGAGGCCTCGGCG GCATACATAACTTCCAAGAGGGCAGGTACAGGGACAACTCCTTATGCTCTAACCTTCGGGCAAGATGCAATGCTTCCCATAGAGATCAATGTGAGTTCtgtcagaattcaaaatcagttTGGGTTACATAGCGAAGAATacatcgaagccatgtgtcaagggatTAAAGACTTAGATGTAGCTCGAATTGAAGCTCTGAACCAGATTCAGGAAGGAAAGAGAGCTGTTGCCCGAGCGTATAACAAAATAGTGAAAGAAAAATCTTACAAGGAAGGAGATTTGGTGTGGAAGACAGTTCTTCCTCTAGGAGCTCAGCTTAGGGGCTTTGGAAAGTGGAGCCCGACGTGGGAAGGTCCTTTCatgttaaattcttga